A window of Gambusia affinis linkage group LG03, SWU_Gaff_1.0, whole genome shotgun sequence genomic DNA:
atcCAGGCAGGGCTCCGGCACTGGGGTTACAGTAACACAAAGGGTTAAGGATGCTGGTCAGAGATCATTGaaggcacagaaaaaaaagacggATATCGTCATTTTACCTGCTTTGAGCATGTCCACAGCCTGCAGGTTTGGAGGCATGCGTTTCAGCGCCACAGCCTTCAGGTAGGTTTCTGTGTTGGCATAATACCTGGACgcaaagttgttttgttttttttatttatgaattttgtaACACAATGCGGGCCACATTTGCTGCACTCACTCTTTGGCAAAGGCAAACTCCTCCGGAGAAAGCAGAGACGGCTGACCCTCGACTAGAGACTTCTCTCTCTCCAGGACGTGGGGGAAGTACTTCTCAATCTGGGTGCGGAAAGCCCAAACGTCAAGACACCGGCAGAGATGGCGGCGGCGTTTTCATAAGCGTTTAACGGACCTTCTGAAGGCGGGACCGCAGGTAGCTGCTGAGGACGAAGCGGATCCTGTCTATCTCCATCCGATGGAAGCCGGCCTTGGCGTCGCCCTTCTTCACTCGCTGCAGGTTAGCTTCCTGTTGGAGGAAAAGTCAGTTGACGGataagggaagaaaaaaaattgttgtagTTCAATTCTAAAATACTTTATCCCAAAAGTAAACTAAATTTTGTTGCAACTCATATTGTCCTAGTGTCTTCAAAGAGTAGAAAGATGCGAGAGTCGTCGACATGGCTCGCCAATTACGACTGACGGGAGAAATGGTTTGAACTTACTCCTTCTTCTCCCTGCATCCACGAATCCTCCTTTTCAACTGCTCTGAGATTTGGGGTCGTAGTTCAAGTATTATTTGAGAATTTGAAATGCTAATCATCTGCTCCGGGTAGTAAAACAACAACCTTCTACCACAGTTACACATTATCACTACTGTCCGTAAGTGAAAAGATAAGAGCTAAAAAcccttccagctgcacagcatcagAAACCAGCAGGagcggagaaaaaaaaggaacaaaactcgacaaaaagaacaaatcaaaatgtaacaaagatACTCCAACGTGCTGCAATCATTAGTGTAATTCTAGAGGCTAAACAAATAATGCTGCGTGAGTAAGACAGATAAGAATCTAAACATCTATTTAGAGCTGATCATATCACAGCATGTGGTTCAGCAGTGAACAGTATTTGTAGACGGGTCATGAACCTGAAGCATAAAGACACATGacatacacaaacatgtttatgaAGTGTCTGCGGTTTAGATCACACCTCAAAAATGCTAGTAGAAACTTCTAGCGCTCACTGGTTTTATCCATAATATGCTACCAGACTCAATGTTGTGTATTCTGCTTATTTTAGTTATAAAGGATGTTATTAGAGCTTCCCTCTAAATGCAACTCAAAGGATGAAGCAGTATTTCTGCTTGTTTGGTGTCAACAACGGTGAAATCTGTCACCactttcatttgatttaaaaactagCTTAGAAACTGTCCTGAAAGAAAATCGTATTACTGAGCAAATGAATGATGATTATTCCATATACGGACAATGTTGTGAGTCCTGCGTGTGGTAGCAAGACAATGTAGGAAGTTCAGCCATAGTTCAATTGGATGGAAATGTGAATTTGTTTGTATATATTGCCCAACTCTGATCATCTTACATGCAACTTAGCATGTACGAGCGTGAAAGTAGCAAACAATAGTTTTGGTTTCCTACGACACCCAGTATCTCTCCTACTTTAGCCTGTAGAGTAGCAACAGTTGTAACTCAGAGGTATTCCCCTGGTACTTACCATATGAGTCAGCTGCTCCATCACACACTCCACCACCTCTGACTTGTTCTCCAGCAGCTCGGGGGAAAACTTCTCATTCAGCCAGGCCTGAGAGGCAGACACGAGTAGCAACACTGTGAGTGTAGAGCTAGTTGTGTCTGCAGCAGCGTGAAGAAGGCCTTAAGAGTGCCGTTTTTGACTGCAATCGGTATCATTTTCCGAGTCAGTGGCTCACCTGTTCTAGCTTAGCGATCAGCTCCGCCGGAGTCATAACGTCCTCCTGGCtgtcatcttggttgatgtcgCTGCCGTCCTCAGACAACGCGTCCGACATTGTTCTGCTGTAAAAAGCCCGCTGCCTAAAAGTTAATCACTTAAAAATATGTCGTGTAGATTCTtgcactattttttttaaggatattTGGAAAACCCCTTGGACAAATAAGTCTGAAGTGAGGACGGCTAGTTACAACTGCATGAAAAAGATTCTTGTTTATTCGCGCCACTGAGACTCTTCTCGCGGGAgttaggtttgtttttaaacccCGAATTATGTCTGTCAGGCAAGCCTTCTCGCAAACCGAGTTTAATATGTACACCTGCCAAACTGGATACTTTTCTAAAATCTTTTAGTTTCTTAACACAGTGTcaagattttgtcattttttgcacCACCTATGTGAATTTATGCTGCTACAGAATtcgcattaaaataaaattagaaacaagTTCACCTGAAGTACATAACTCGGGGATTATAATTACTCTACTAACACGCTTCTTCATGCtccttaaactttaaaaaaaatgttttattaggatGCACGTATTTCACgagacagaccaacacaaactcGAGCACATATATAAAGCGGAAGGTAAGGATAgtaataaaaatctacaaaaccTGGTATTTGGCTTCTTCTAATTTGATGATACccttttaaaataatccagTACAATCAAAGAGATTAGGGTTAGgttatcaaatttttttttaatgttttatgcatCATTCAAAATAGTAAAGAGTGTGACACAATTGCAAATTAATAAAGATGCTGGGAAAGCAGAGAATtagagagaaaaacataaacagctaAAATGGCTGTGGTAAGTAGAGCAgagtgtcaaactcattttcatcttGGGCCAAAATTCTGAATGTTCTttaagggccggttgtgccaggatatgtcaataaaatcacttaaactgttaaaatagcAACAAATAGCTGTTCCTCCAgaattttgtgatatttttgcagtcaaaatgacagattttgtgccaatttagaaatgtttgtaaggattttttaaatatttatttaatgcatgtgactttttattatggactataacttgacatcaagtaaagctgaggcagcagtcatttaagctcaatgtttttgactagttttgaaaaaaaaaattgcaataaaattagaaaaagatttGGAGATTTGTTGACTTTGtatacatttttcagatttgtgaaaaactggaagtacttattgatgtaatttggagtttaAATGGCCACCAAAAAAAGCTacggccttgagtttgacactgCTCTAAAGGAACTCCATAGATCTAAAGCTTAGATGACAGGAGGGCAACTACCTGTCAAAACACCTGCGTGGGAAAAGTGGCAAGGGAAAGGCtattattgaaagaaataaGTTGTCCAATTTAGAGTTTGCAACAAGAAATGTGAGGCACACTGCAAATACGTGACAGAGATGAGactgaaatgaacagaaaactaATACTGCACATCACTTTGAACTCATCAGCCACATTGTGGTGGCAACATTATGGCGTGGGAATGgctttcttcagcagggacaaggAAGCTGGGTTGCGTTCAAGTGGTGAAGTTAAGCTAAAATGCTGAATAGTGAAGACAATCTGTCATAGATCGCCATAAAATCATGTATTAGAAGGACTTGATCCAATTGATAATCTGCAGCAAcacttgaaaactgattttcacaGCTTTGCATTCAGTGTTGACTCTGCTTGAGAAATTTATCACTTAAAATATACTGAGGTTTACATATCAGGCTATATACTACTACAACTACTATACTCTGAATGTCAGCCTTGTCATTGGAAAATCATTTGGACTCCGAAAGCTACTGCCCTTGATTATCACACCCAAATTAGATCGTAAACgcagaaataaatagacaagcGTCTTAAAGATAGAAAGGAAAGACAAAACTATGGTATTTTTCTCCCTATTGGTCATATTTCATGACAATATTTAACTATGACATCACATTTCACTAATTTTCTAACATTCTGAACTCCTGCAACGCAGTCACACGAactgaaaattaatttgaatcCTCAgcgcaaaaatattaaatttccgCAAACACTTCCTGGGCCTAAACGTGacgtagttttttgttttcgtagttttactttacatttacaAGAATTTCTGTTCTCCGCTCCACTACTTCCAGCTGTTTTAGACCACATTGTGGCTTGCAACATAATCTCATTTATGTGATTTCCTCTTTCTATTTCCTCCTCGTTGCTCTTGCCTAAGAAttctttgttattttcaccACCGACGAACTTACTTCCACCCTGCCCATGCCACAGCAGTGACGCTCAGCATGACAGACCACAGCGGCGTCTCGTAAGCTCTGCGCTGCAGAGTGTCTTTGTTCAACAGAGTTCAAAACtcagtgaaaaaaatgtgttagcagaaacaaaatctatgacagcaacaacaaataaattggCCCTGTTAAAAAATTTAACCATAAATCAACAgataattttccaaaaaaaaggagaagaaaacagtttttaaagatttttgtttatttctttcttttcactgtCTTTTTAAATACATCTTAACGACAAATTCTGGcaaagacctttttttttaacaaaatatttaatactgataaaaggtaaaaaaacaacaaaaaaaaacaaggagagcGACCAGATTGTTTACTGTTCTGACTTTACAATACAGTACTAAAAACAACAGCtgagttgctttttaaaaagtttaagatCAAGAACTGAAACAATGCAGTCAAACGTTAATGAGGCAAGGCTGATGTGGAAAAACTAACTCCTTTACATTCTAAACCTTTCCGGATGTGTGAATCAGctggaaaatatgactttttttttaatgtataataAAGTAGAACTATGTGAACACAAAGACAGGATGAAAATAACGCAGTTTCAACACTTACAAGATACAAATTCAACTGGCCTCTCAGTCTTAGCAGCTGTGGAGAATTGTTGCATTTCTAGTGGTTTTGTTTGACTAATAATACTGCCCTGATTTTCTCTCCTCTAGTTTGAAAGCTATTCTAACATGTTCAATTGTCCTCCTCAGAGCTTGTGATGGTAAACTGAACTCATGGCAGGTAGCGGGTATCCGACTTGTGGACTTAGCAGAGGAATGGAGTAAGGGTACGGGTAAACGGCTGGACCAATGAGAGCGGAGTGACTTGGACTGACTGGCATAGAATGGTACATTAGCTGGGAGTGAGGGAGTCTCATTCTGTGGGGAAGGAGCGCCGGGTGTAGTGGCTGATGGTGCCGGGAGTCTCTCGCCGATTTCTCGTAATTGGACAGAACGCACGACGCCGGCAGGGGGTTGGCAGACTGAGACAATCCCTGCTGACTAGGAGGAACTTTCTGCTGCATCGTCCTTGACCTGTCCCTCTTCTCTGTCGGGTAAGACCACGGGGTCACACCGCCCAGCTTCTTGGTGAAAGGCAGAGGGTTGTCCATCTGGAGCAGCCTGCTGTGAAGGAGTTTGTAACCTGGCCGAACGGGAGAAGGCCGGAGCAGCTGCACGGATTTGGGAGTGACTTTGGTGAAGCTAGAGGTAGAATGCGAGAAGGAAGGCGATGAGTGGAAAGggtttgtgaaatattttccgGGTACTTTGTGGTAAAGGTTCCAGGCTGAGtcttttctttggctttttatAGAGTCAGTAGTCAGCATTTGGGAGCTGACAAGAGGCGTGTCTTTCTTCTGCGCTGACGTGCTTGTAGGCGTCTGACCACAGCTCACGGGTTTGATGTCCTCTTGCAATTTGGCCGCCATCGAACAGTTCTCGGCCGACGTTGAACTGGGCCTGGGTTTGTCCCCACTCCCTGCTGGAGATTCTTCTGAAGAAACTGAAAGGGGGGAAGAACTGcgcgaagaggaggaggataaGGGCAACGGAGAGCCTTCAGAGGAATTGCAGTTCCTGCTGGAAGAAGCCCTGGCTGGAGACTGGGAGCATTGGATGACCGAAGGCCTCTCCTTATCCTCTCTCTGGGAGCTCACCGGCACACTGAGGCTGGCCTGTGCCATTCGCTTCTTCTTCTCCAGAGGAGAGATGACCTCTCCAGTTACAGAGGGAAGATGAGGAATCCAGTTGTTAGGAGCCTGCAGGATGTGGCCGTTAACAGGGGGGCAGAAATCTCCAGCGGTTCTGCTCGGTTGAGATCGCTCTGGGTGGCGTCTGTCAGAGCTGGAAGGCCAGAGGGCGAAGTGAGGACTCATCATTGATTCACCTTGGCGCACCACATCTTGGCTTCTTTGGGGTAACTTCAAAATAAGGTAGGGGACATTTTGTTACTCACATGTAGATAtgaacttttttaattttagattttaaacaacGCCATCCGCTGTTACCTCAGAATCCATTTCTCTCTCAGAAtgactcctcttcctctttccgTCAATCTTGTTCACTTTACCCTCCTGGTTCCTCTTGTATGGCTTCCGTGGTTTGCTCGGAGGTAGAGGTTTGTCGTCCTCCCCTTTTATGTGTCTCTCAAACGGCAGCACCAACCTGTCGTACGGACATCAGATGTCAGGtttacaaatgtcttttttgtattattacttttgtaatttattgaccGCCTATATGAATCCTCCTCACCTCTCGTAGTGTCTCCGAGTGCAAGTAGCAGCACTGGTGCTACCTGGGCTTCCTCCAAGCTCATCATAGACTTTCTTCCAAAGGCGTCCAGTTGTCACCTGTTGATCAGCACAACGGTTAAGATGAAGTCTTTGATCATAAACATCATTGTGAGTTTTTATGAACATAAACACATTCTTAAGTTATGCATGTGGTCTCAAAAGTCTAACAGTTTTTGATGCTAGCTCTATTTTAGGGTCTTTTAAAGCATCACCGTAGTTCATGTTcccatctgaaacatttatggGAGCGGTGCAGCTAAAGGTTCTGGTCAACTTAATGAAAAGTAAGGTagtatatgaaaaaaaaaatgttaacctGAAGTGAAAAAATATACACCATTCTACTTTTATATCAGACAATTACTCTTAACACCATATATAAACCTGTTCTGTACAACCTTCTTCTATTATTTCTTGTGTTATAACCATAACACCAAAGAAGTACCTTTTTATGAAGAgagctgttttaaaatggcaGAAACTTGCTTTCATCTCATTTACTCTTGGACCGGCTTTAAGCTTCAACCTGCTGGGACAATCTAATCTGGATTTCTGTCCATGAATACGCCAGGGGACTTATATAGTCCAGATAAGATGATAACTTCTTTCTAACTCATCTATCAGAATCCTGAACTATCATTTAAAGAGATGCATTCATTTAGAGCAAATGATAGCCTTGCCATCAAATTTACGTTTGCGATCATTTCCAACTGTACCGGCATTTAGTAATGTAGTAATTCAATCGTGCATCCTGTGTTTGGGCGTTGGTATACGTGCTTGCTTTCGCAGCTATTTTAAAAACGTCTCACAGGAAGGTGGTGGCTGGCCATTCTTCAAAAGCCACGTCAGTTGGCTCACTTTCCTGAACGAacgcttttgtttttttcagattgagCAAATGTGAGTGGCCTCCGTTGTTGTGTTTACACCCCAGGAGCAAAGCGTCGGTGGTCAACCTTAGCCCAGTTTGGTTCCACGTACCTGCAAGTTTCACTCTCGGTATTCACCCGAATGCAGCGACACCAAAAAGAACATAATATTCTGAGAGCTTAGACAGATATATTGTCGCATTGTGGCACCTTCGTGACAATGTTTTAGCATCATAGCTTAACCAGTTAGGTGTTTTCCAACACAAACCAGTGAACACTGAGCCCCtacaaaacaaataagtaaCATATTACTCACTGATTCATATCCCCCGAGTTTCTCAACAGCTTTGTAGATCATCCAGAGATCAactagaaatgaaaaaaaaatatttttttttttaaagaaaagaaccaggaccaacatattttaatgcaaactTCATGGATCTTGATAATTAAGATTACTTACTCTGTTTAAAGCCAAGATGGGGAATCCTTTCTATGGGTGTGCCCTTATCTTTCATAAAACAGTGCAAACTTGCTACAAACGCTTTCTCCTCCGTCGGCACCTTACTGGGCCCCGTTTCTTCCTCGCATTCAGTCATAGAATCGTGAATTTCAATAATGCAGGGAGAAGCCTGTTGGGCGGACGGGGGGAAAACAAAACTCATAAGTTTATAGAGCATGGCACGCAAGACTGAGCTGTGCTTTGTGTAGGACCTTAATTTACAGTTGAATGCATCATATTATAGATGAGAAAGAGTAGTCAtctcaaaacacacaaatgttgaaatgaaaCATCAAAATCAGAGAGTAGGGTTTTACCGCTACTTTCAATAGATAACCGCTACACATCCTGTCTGGAGAGAAAGCTGCAGACTTGTGGGGTTTTTGGTCTAGAGTTGTCAGTCAACGGTAACACAGATGGCACTTTGAAAAACAAGCAGTTGCCAAAAGACTATAAGtggtggaaaaataaactttacttctTGTAGGCCAGATGTTAAACAAAGACTGAACGAGGTTTTGTCACATCAATTACATTTGGGCTTGTTGTTGTGTTTAgttatgctttcttttttatatagaaaACTAGTTGGGGTATTGATATGACAACTGCAAGCcaccaaacatgttttcttaaaatatacaACATTGACgaacacaaaattttaaatatatatatatatatatatatatatatatatatatatatatatatatatatatatatatatatatatatatatatatatatatatataccttcATGGTATTTTAACGATTACCTGTAGAAACAGattttgt
This region includes:
- the gins4 gene encoding DNA replication complex GINS protein SLD5, translating into MSDALSEDGSDINQDDSQEDVMTPAELIAKLEQAWLNEKFSPELLENKSEVVECVMEQLTHMEANLQRVKKGDAKAGFHRMEIDRIRFVLSSYLRSRLQKIEKYFPHVLEREKSLVEGQPSLLSPEEFAFAKEYYANTETYLKAVALKRMPPNLQAVDMLKAVPEPCLDSFVFLRVKERQENILIEPETDEQRDFVVDLEEGSQHLMRYRIVAPLVSSGAVELI
- the arid5a gene encoding AT-rich interactive domain-containing protein 5A; this translates as MAEEDQSEASQQTAGSDEDKARAKQASPCIIEIHDSMTECEEETGPSKVPTEEKAFVASLHCFMKDKGTPIERIPHLGFKQIDLWMIYKAVEKLGGYESVTTGRLWKKVYDELGGSPGSTSAATCTRRHYERLVLPFERHIKGEDDKPLPPSKPRKPYKRNQEGKVNKIDGKRKRSHSEREMDSELPQRSQDVVRQGESMMSPHFALWPSSSDRRHPERSQPSRTAGDFCPPVNGHILQAPNNWIPHLPSVTGEVISPLEKKKRMAQASLSVPVSSQREDKERPSVIQCSQSPARASSSRNCNSSEGSPLPLSSSSSRSSSPLSVSSEESPAGSGDKPRPSSTSAENCSMAAKLQEDIKPVSCGQTPTSTSAQKKDTPLVSSQMLTTDSIKSQRKDSAWNLYHKVPGKYFTNPFHSSPSFSHSTSSFTKVTPKSVQLLRPSPVRPGYKLLHSRLLQMDNPLPFTKKLGGVTPWSYPTEKRDRSRTMQQKVPPSQQGLSQSANPLPASCVLSNYEKSARDSRHHQPLHPALLPHRMRLPHSQLMYHSMPVSPSHSALIGPAVYPYPYSIPLLSPQVGYPLPAMSSVYHHKL